A window of Pseudodesulfovibrio hydrargyri contains these coding sequences:
- the aspS gene encoding aspartate--tRNA ligase — translation MSEQERDYDEYRVIEDLAGWRRTHHNNELTAANMDEEVCLMGWVQFRRDHGGLIFLDLRDREGMTQVVFNPEDNAEVHERAHAIRPEYVVAIKGKVRPRPEGMANPNMVTGEVEIEVTDYKLLNTSETPPFPIEDRVEVGENLRLKYRFLDLRRPSLARNFVIRNKAAQSVRRYLDGLGFLEVETPVLTKSTPEGARDFLVPSRVNQGEFYALPQSPQLFKQMLMVSGMDRYFQIVKCFRDEDLRADRQPEFTQIDIEMSFVDEALIQDMAEGMVKRLFKETIGVDLPAEFPRMTFADAMRDYGVDKPDLRFELKHIDITDVFKNSGFKVFASSELVKVMVVPGGAELSRKEIDEYTKFVEIYGSKGLAWIKVKEDGEWQSPIVKFFSEEEIATLRERSGCQPGDILFFQAGPADIANAALGNLRCELGKRFGLIREGEFKPVWITDFPLLEWDPDEKRFVARHHPFTSARPEQMQVLKDDPAQAIARAYDLVMNGYEVGGGSIRIHTEDQQKAMFAALGIQEDEAREKFGFLMDALKFGAPPHGGIAFGLDRLIMILTGSKSIRDVIAFPKTQKATCLMTEAPSEVPSKQLRELGIRLREKKKED, via the coding sequence ATGTCCGAACAAGAGAGAGATTACGACGAGTACCGCGTCATCGAAGACCTGGCGGGCTGGCGGCGCACGCACCACAATAACGAGTTGACCGCCGCCAACATGGACGAGGAAGTCTGCCTCATGGGCTGGGTCCAGTTCCGCCGCGACCACGGCGGGCTGATCTTCCTGGACCTGCGCGACCGCGAAGGCATGACCCAGGTGGTCTTCAATCCCGAGGACAACGCCGAGGTGCACGAGCGCGCCCACGCCATCCGCCCCGAGTACGTGGTCGCCATCAAGGGCAAGGTCCGTCCGCGCCCCGAGGGCATGGCCAATCCGAACATGGTCACCGGCGAGGTGGAGATCGAGGTCACGGACTACAAGCTCCTGAACACCTCGGAGACCCCGCCGTTCCCCATCGAGGACCGCGTCGAGGTGGGCGAGAACCTGCGCCTCAAGTACCGCTTCCTGGATCTCAGGCGTCCCTCCCTGGCCCGCAATTTCGTCATCCGCAACAAGGCCGCGCAGTCGGTCCGCCGCTATCTGGACGGTCTGGGCTTCCTCGAGGTCGAGACCCCGGTGCTGACCAAGTCCACGCCCGAGGGCGCGCGCGACTTCCTGGTTCCCAGCCGGGTCAACCAGGGCGAATTCTACGCCCTGCCCCAGTCCCCGCAGCTGTTCAAGCAGATGCTCATGGTCTCGGGCATGGACCGCTATTTCCAGATCGTCAAATGCTTCCGCGACGAGGACCTGCGCGCCGACCGCCAGCCCGAGTTCACCCAGATCGACATCGAGATGTCGTTCGTGGACGAGGCGCTGATCCAGGACATGGCCGAGGGCATGGTCAAGCGGCTCTTCAAGGAGACCATCGGCGTGGACCTGCCCGCCGAGTTCCCGCGCATGACCTTCGCCGACGCCATGCGCGACTACGGCGTGGACAAGCCGGACCTGCGCTTCGAGCTCAAACACATCGACATCACCGACGTTTTCAAGAACTCCGGGTTCAAGGTCTTCGCCTCCTCCGAACTGGTCAAGGTCATGGTCGTGCCCGGCGGGGCCGAGCTGTCCCGCAAGGAGATCGACGAGTACACCAAGTTCGTCGAGATTTACGGCTCCAAGGGTCTGGCCTGGATCAAGGTCAAGGAGGACGGCGAGTGGCAGTCCCCCATCGTCAAATTCTTCTCCGAAGAGGAGATCGCCACCCTGCGCGAGCGCTCCGGCTGCCAACCCGGCGACATCCTGTTCTTCCAGGCCGGTCCGGCGGACATCGCCAACGCCGCGCTGGGCAACCTGCGCTGCGAGCTGGGCAAGCGCTTCGGCCTGATCAGGGAGGGCGAGTTCAAGCCCGTCTGGATCACCGACTTCCCGCTGCTCGAATGGGACCCGGACGAGAAGCGGTTCGTGGCCCGGCACCATCCCTTCACCTCGGCCCGGCCCGAGCAGATGCAGGTTCTCAAGGACGACCCGGCCCAGGCCATCGCCCGCGCCTACGACCTGGTCATGAACGGCTACGAGGTCGGCGGCGGCTCCATCCGCATCCACACCGAGGACCAGCAGAAGGCCATGTTCGCCGCCCTGGGCATCCAGGAGGATGAGGCGAGAGAGAAGTTCGGCTTCCTCATGGACGCCCTCAAGTTCGGCGCGCCGCCCCACGGCGGCATCGCGTTTGGCCTGGACCGGCTGATCATGATCCTGACCGGCTCCAAGTCCATCCGCGACGTCATCGCCTTCCCCAAGACCCAAAAAGCCACCTGCCTGATGACCGAGGCCCCGTCCGAGGTCCCGAGCAAGCAACTGCGCGAACTGGGCATCCGCCTGCGCGAGAAGAAAAAAGAAGATTAG
- the def gene encoding peptide deformylase has protein sequence MRLEICTWPDEVLEAKAEPINEITPELEELIENMVETMYESDGVGLAAPQVNKSIRLICVDQTGPKERGDLRVLINPEIVECGGEVESEEGCLSCPELNLKVKRKERVKVKALNRVGEEICVETEGFLSIILQHEIDHLDGVTLADRAGRLKQAMYRKKALRWKK, from the coding sequence ATGCGATTAGAGATATGTACCTGGCCCGACGAGGTCCTTGAGGCCAAGGCCGAACCCATCAACGAGATCACGCCGGAGCTCGAGGAACTCATCGAGAACATGGTCGAGACCATGTACGAGTCCGACGGCGTGGGGTTGGCCGCGCCGCAGGTGAACAAGTCCATCCGGCTGATCTGCGTGGACCAGACCGGGCCCAAGGAGCGCGGCGACCTGCGGGTGCTGATCAACCCGGAGATCGTGGAGTGCGGCGGCGAGGTGGAGTCCGAGGAGGGCTGCCTGAGCTGCCCGGAGCTGAACCTCAAGGTCAAGCGCAAGGAGCGGGTCAAGGTCAAGGCGTTGAACCGCGTGGGCGAGGAGATTTGCGTGGAGACGGAAGGCTTCCTGTCCATCATCCTGCAGCATGAGATCGACCACCTGGACGGCGTGACCCTGGCCGACCGCGCGGGCCGCCTGAAACAAGCCATGTACCGAAAGAAGGCCTTGCGATGGAAGAAATAG
- a CDS encoding glycosyltransferase, whose translation MALPPVHHHTGLETSGGATRVARLLLEGLGRYEVDASLSFELAERADVMAIPPEDFGARLPEGAVAHVHCTGDWPALLGAIPTGAKVVVTLHDCELFTGGCPYPLDCPIAEDGCASPCPRNFPDADALRKRKLAEIQRLDPVLAAPSRWLARLAKTHLLRPVRVIPNGIPWPADLRAKAEARKLLGIHPAARVALFAAHGGMNAAYKSGDTWQELWERLKKALPDLVCFAVGGDREERRDDFILWPYVDRDKLALLMGASDVLLYPTRADNHSLVVLEAMAAGLPVVAYAVGGIPEQIVDRMTGMLVPPGDREQFVAAALSVLSSRSLVRQMGQEAFLSGRRKFSVERMIGDYARLYASL comes from the coding sequence ATGGCCCTGCCCCCGGTCCATCACCACACCGGCCTGGAGACGAGCGGCGGGGCGACCCGCGTGGCCCGGCTGCTGCTCGAGGGGCTGGGCCGCTACGAGGTGGACGCCAGCCTGTCCTTTGAACTGGCCGAGAGGGCGGATGTCATGGCCATCCCGCCCGAGGATTTCGGCGCGCGCCTACCCGAGGGGGCCGTCGCCCACGTGCACTGCACCGGCGACTGGCCCGCCCTGCTCGGGGCCATCCCCACGGGTGCGAAGGTGGTCGTCACCCTGCACGACTGCGAGCTGTTCACCGGCGGCTGCCCCTATCCCCTGGATTGTCCCATCGCCGAGGACGGCTGCGCCTCCCCCTGCCCGCGCAATTTCCCGGACGCCGACGCGCTGCGCAAGCGCAAGCTGGCCGAGATACAGCGGCTCGATCCGGTCCTGGCCGCTCCATCGCGCTGGCTGGCCCGGCTGGCCAAGACCCACCTGCTCCGGCCGGTCCGGGTCATCCCCAACGGCATCCCCTGGCCCGCCGACCTGCGTGCCAAGGCCGAGGCCCGCAAGCTGCTCGGCATCCACCCGGCCGCGCGCGTGGCCCTGTTCGCGGCCCACGGCGGCATGAACGCGGCCTACAAGTCCGGCGACACCTGGCAGGAGCTCTGGGAGCGGCTGAAAAAGGCCCTGCCCGACCTGGTCTGTTTCGCCGTGGGCGGGGACCGCGAGGAGCGGCGCGACGACTTCATCCTGTGGCCCTATGTGGACCGCGACAAGCTCGCCCTGCTCATGGGCGCGTCCGACGTCCTGCTCTATCCCACCCGCGCGGACAACCACTCCCTGGTGGTCCTGGAGGCCATGGCCGCCGGGCTGCCGGTGGTGGCCTACGCCGTGGGCGGCATCCCCGAACAGATCGTGGACCGCATGACCGGCATGCTCGTGCCGCCCGGCGACCGCGAGCAATTCGTTGCCGCCGCCCTGTCCGTCCTGTCCAGCCGCTCCCTGGTCCGTCAGATGGGCCAGGAGGCCTTTCTGTCCGGCCGCCGCAAGTTCTCGGTGGAACGCATGATCGGGGATTACGCCCGACTGTATGCGAGTTTGTAG
- the pstA gene encoding phosphate ABC transporter permease PstA has product MSEMASTEMTVNGSNIPDTPGMRFKRKATQEIWFTLFRIAVAINGLALFIIVGYMVYYGLPAINWDFLTTQPTEGGLAGGIFPCIVGTFYLCLGSMALALPLGVAAAIYLHEYATPGPFMRVVRLCINNLAGVPSVVFGLFGMAFFVAGRDLGGLGMGVSIASGCMTLAVLILPVIIGTSEEALRSVPDTYREASLGLGATKWQTIFKVVLPSAMPGVLTGSILSISRAAGETAAIMFTAAASYNPTLPKSIFDEVMALPYQIYSLSVSSTDPEATLPLQYGTSLVLVALVLGMNLVAIMLRSHLRKKLT; this is encoded by the coding sequence ATGTCTGAAATGGCAAGCACCGAAATGACCGTGAACGGCTCGAACATTCCGGACACCCCGGGCATGCGCTTCAAGCGCAAGGCGACCCAGGAAATCTGGTTCACCCTGTTCCGCATCGCCGTGGCCATCAACGGCCTGGCCCTGTTCATCATCGTCGGCTATATGGTCTACTACGGCCTCCCGGCCATCAACTGGGACTTTTTGACCACCCAGCCCACCGAGGGCGGCCTGGCGGGCGGCATCTTCCCGTGCATCGTGGGCACCTTCTATCTCTGCCTGGGTTCCATGGCCCTGGCCCTGCCGCTGGGCGTGGCCGCGGCCATCTACCTGCACGAATACGCCACCCCGGGCCCGTTCATGCGCGTGGTCAGGCTGTGCATCAACAACCTGGCGGGCGTGCCGTCCGTGGTCTTCGGCCTGTTCGGCATGGCCTTTTTCGTGGCCGGGCGCGATCTCGGCGGCCTGGGCATGGGCGTGTCCATCGCCTCGGGCTGCATGACCCTGGCCGTGCTTATCCTGCCGGTCATCATCGGCACCTCGGAGGAGGCGCTTCGGAGCGTTCCGGACACCTACCGCGAGGCTTCTCTCGGCCTGGGAGCGACCAAGTGGCAGACGATCTTCAAGGTGGTCCTGCCTTCGGCCATGCCCGGCGTGCTGACCGGCTCGATCCTGTCCATCTCCCGCGCGGCGGGCGAGACCGCGGCGATCATGTTCACGGCCGCGGCCAGCTACAACCCGACCCTGCCGAAGTCCATCTTTGACGAGGTCATGGCCCTGCCGTACCAGATCTACTCCCTGTCCGTGTCCTCCACCGACCCCGAGGCCACCCTGCCGCTCCAGTACGGCACCTCGCTGGTGCTGGTGGCCCTGGTCCTGGGCATGAACCTGGTGGCCATCATGCTCCGCTCCCACCTGCGCAAGAAGCTGACCTAG
- a CDS encoding DUF116 domain-containing protein: protein MQVGTPLEQPRSVRRARKRLFVGLISIACFVICVLLGLLWLVPYVGLDNIHPAAKWVFGALVLGLVGLVCVAYWGLFLNIVTKKPLLGARRFRGLTIKLFLPLMVLLGRAFGIPKEHIMLSFISVNNDMVLAEAGRYAPGDILLLMPHCLQNSKCDRRLTYDINNCVRCGKCPLAGLLELHDKYGVNLAIATGGTIARRIVVQLRPRLIIAVACYRDLSSGIQDTYPLPVYGVLNERPHGPCLDTTVSLPTVEKMLDRFIDPTKAKDGRTVSTGQAAQA from the coding sequence ATGCAAGTAGGAACCCCGCTGGAACAGCCCCGGTCCGTGCGCCGGGCGCGCAAGCGCCTGTTCGTAGGCCTGATCAGCATCGCCTGTTTTGTCATCTGCGTGCTGCTCGGCCTGCTCTGGCTGGTGCCGTACGTGGGGCTGGACAACATCCACCCTGCGGCCAAGTGGGTGTTCGGAGCGCTGGTGCTGGGCCTGGTCGGCCTGGTCTGCGTGGCCTACTGGGGGCTGTTCCTGAACATCGTCACCAAGAAGCCCCTGCTCGGCGCGCGCCGCTTCCGGGGGTTGACCATCAAGCTGTTCCTGCCGCTCATGGTCCTGCTCGGCCGGGCCTTCGGCATCCCCAAGGAGCACATCATGCTGTCGTTCATCTCGGTGAACAACGACATGGTCCTGGCCGAGGCCGGGCGATACGCGCCCGGGGACATCCTCCTGCTCATGCCGCACTGCCTCCAGAACTCCAAGTGCGACCGGCGGCTGACCTACGACATCAACAACTGCGTGCGCTGCGGCAAGTGCCCCCTGGCCGGGCTACTCGAACTGCACGACAAGTACGGCGTGAACCTGGCCATCGCCACGGGCGGGACCATCGCCCGGCGCATCGTGGTCCAGCTGCGGCCCCGGCTGATCATCGCCGTGGCCTGCTACCGCGACCTCTCCTCCGGCATCCAGGACACCTACCCCCTGCCCGTGTACGGCGTGCTCAACGAGCGCCCCCACGGCCCCTGCCTCGACACCACGGTCTCCCTGCCCACGGTCGAGAAGATGCTCGACCGCTTCATCGACCCCACCAAGGCCAAGGACGGCCGGACCGTTTCCACGGGCCAGGCCGCCCAGGCGTAA
- the mobB gene encoding molybdopterin-guanine dinucleotide biosynthesis protein B codes for MSQHILCIVGKKKSGKTTFMEKLLPELRKLGLSVGAVKHDAHSFEMDVEGKDSWRLKRAGAETVVISSPERVAMIKSVDRERSLEELAETLFADKDLVLAEGYFNSDQPKIEVYRKDANVHPLCDRHNQHAKKLIAMVTDRGADADVPKFGLDDAPEVASHIARKYFGWVYNGMWDTHD; via the coding sequence ATGTCACAGCATATACTCTGCATCGTCGGCAAGAAAAAGTCCGGCAAAACCACCTTTATGGAGAAACTCCTGCCCGAGCTGCGCAAGCTCGGCCTGTCCGTGGGCGCGGTCAAGCACGACGCCCATTCCTTTGAAATGGACGTGGAGGGCAAGGACTCCTGGCGGCTCAAGCGCGCCGGGGCCGAGACCGTGGTGATTTCCTCGCCCGAGCGCGTGGCCATGATCAAATCGGTGGACCGCGAGCGCTCCCTGGAGGAGTTGGCCGAGACCCTGTTCGCGGACAAGGACCTGGTCCTGGCCGAGGGGTACTTCAACTCCGACCAGCCCAAGATCGAGGTCTACCGCAAGGACGCCAACGTCCATCCCCTGTGCGACCGGCACAACCAGCACGCCAAAAAGCTCATCGCCATGGTCACGGACCGCGGCGCCGACGCCGACGTCCCCAAGTTTGGTTTGGACGACGCCCCCGAAGTGGCCTCCCACATAGCTCGCAAGTACTTCGGATGGGTGTACAACGGCATGTGGGATACGCATGATTAG
- a CDS encoding molybdopterin molybdotransferase MoeA, whose product MHTPISRKDAVQKLLRRARPAKARPVAPMDGVGLAAGLDAAALCDVPEHACSVRDGYAVRSEDVERARPSAPVRLEVRGCLRAESVDPEILEPGTAVRVLTGGPVPPGADAVYAEEDVREEDGHILAGEPVRSGWFVRAAGGEIAAGTVITPAGGEITPQAAAVMTRTRVDSILVHPRPRVRLMALGSELAKPGIDPAELPASGTARFPADNLVLLKGLFEAAGAKVERTGVIPDDRERLISVLSGPDLPEIIATTGGTGNSERDFAFEAALEAGFEPLFKHIDIRPGRNMFAAAHGNTLLFGLPGPPAAGHACFHAVILPVVRRLRGLPEPKPRTARFTQAINVRPGSEWLVQCRLEIQGSTLTATPLAGKAVPPMHGLAQAHGLAVLQSGQTLTPGDEAEILTTLF is encoded by the coding sequence ATGCACACACCCATTTCCCGCAAGGACGCGGTCCAGAAACTGCTCCGCCGCGCCCGTCCGGCCAAGGCGCGGCCCGTGGCCCCCATGGACGGCGTCGGTCTGGCCGCCGGGCTGGACGCGGCCGCCCTGTGCGACGTGCCCGAGCACGCCTGTTCGGTGCGCGACGGCTATGCGGTGCGAAGCGAAGACGTGGAGCGGGCCAGGCCCTCGGCCCCGGTGCGGCTGGAGGTCAGGGGATGCCTGCGGGCCGAGTCTGTGGACCCGGAAATCCTCGAGCCGGGCACGGCCGTGCGCGTGCTGACCGGCGGCCCGGTGCCCCCGGGCGCGGACGCGGTCTATGCCGAAGAGGACGTGCGGGAAGAGGACGGCCACATTCTGGCCGGGGAGCCCGTGCGGTCGGGCTGGTTCGTACGCGCGGCGGGCGGCGAGATCGCGGCGGGCACGGTCATCACCCCGGCGGGCGGCGAGATCACCCCCCAGGCGGCTGCGGTCATGACCCGCACGCGCGTGGACTCCATCCTGGTTCATCCCCGGCCCCGCGTCCGGCTCATGGCGCTGGGCAGCGAGCTGGCCAAGCCGGGCATCGATCCGGCGGAACTGCCCGCGTCCGGCACCGCGCGCTTCCCGGCGGACAACCTGGTCCTGCTCAAGGGGCTCTTCGAGGCGGCCGGGGCAAAGGTGGAACGGACCGGGGTCATCCCGGACGACCGCGAAAGGCTGATCTCGGTCCTGTCCGGCCCGGACCTGCCCGAGATCATCGCCACCACGGGCGGCACGGGCAACAGCGAACGGGACTTCGCCTTCGAGGCCGCCCTGGAGGCCGGGTTCGAGCCGCTTTTCAAGCACATCGACATCCGCCCCGGCCGGAACATGTTCGCGGCCGCGCACGGCAACACCCTGCTCTTCGGCCTGCCCGGACCGCCCGCGGCGGGCCACGCCTGCTTCCACGCGGTCATCCTCCCGGTGGTCCGCAGACTGCGCGGCCTGCCCGAACCGAAACCGCGCACCGCCCGGTTCACCCAGGCCATCAACGTCCGCCCCGGCTCCGAATGGCTGGTCCAGTGCCGCCTGGAAATCCAGGGCTCCACCCTGACCGCCACCCCCCTGGCCGGAAAAGCCGTGCCCCCCATGCACGGCCTGGCCCAGGCCCACGGTCTCGCCGTTCTCCAAAGCGGCCAAACCCTCACCCCCGGCGACGAAGCCGAGATACTGACGACGCTGTTTTAG
- the pstC gene encoding phosphate ABC transporter permease subunit PstC — MLVSRSSKEKLIRAGFLICASASILALGLIMYFLITEALPTFTGFDAMGEKISGLNFFDFIFGTDWKPISSHPRWGILPLIMGSFWVTLLSSLIAIPLGIMTAVYLAEIAPHKVREIVKPMVELLASLPSVVIGFFGMVVVAPILLELFNIRFGVNMLNASIMLAFMAVPTITSIAEDAIHSVPDEVREGSLALGATRFETIWRVVLPASLSGLSTAVILGMSRSIGETMVVLMVAGGAARIPTSIFDPVRPMPASIAAEMGETSFGLERHYFALFAIAMVLFIITFLFNLLADHIAHKYKQVGSASL, encoded by the coding sequence ATGCTCGTTTCACGGTCCTCCAAGGAAAAGCTCATCCGGGCAGGCTTCCTGATCTGCGCCAGCGCGTCGATCCTCGCCCTCGGGCTGATCATGTACTTCCTGATCACCGAGGCTTTGCCCACGTTCACCGGCTTCGACGCCATGGGCGAAAAGATCAGCGGACTCAACTTCTTCGACTTCATCTTCGGCACCGACTGGAAGCCCATCTCCTCGCATCCGCGCTGGGGCATCCTGCCGCTGATCATGGGGTCCTTCTGGGTCACCCTGCTCTCCTCGCTCATCGCCATTCCGCTGGGGATCATGACCGCGGTGTACCTGGCCGAGATCGCGCCCCACAAGGTCCGCGAGATCGTCAAGCCCATGGTCGAACTGCTGGCCTCCCTGCCGTCGGTCGTCATCGGTTTCTTCGGCATGGTCGTGGTCGCCCCGATCCTGCTCGAGCTCTTCAATATCCGGTTCGGCGTGAACATGCTCAACGCCTCGATCATGCTCGCCTTCATGGCCGTACCGACCATAACCTCCATTGCCGAGGACGCCATCCACTCGGTGCCGGACGAGGTCCGTGAGGGTTCCCTGGCCCTGGGCGCGACCCGGTTCGAGACCATCTGGCGCGTGGTCCTGCCCGCGTCCCTGTCCGGGCTGTCCACGGCGGTCATCCTGGGCATGTCCCGGTCCATCGGCGAAACCATGGTCGTGCTCATGGTCGCGGGCGGCGCGGCGCGCATCCCGACCTCCATTTTCGACCCGGTCCGGCCCATGCCCGCCTCCATCGCGGCCGAAATGGGCGAGACCAGCTTCGGCCTGGAACGGCACTATTTCGCCCTGTTCGCCATCGCCATGGTCCTCTTCATCATCACTTTTCTCTTCAACCTTCTGGCCGACCACATCGCCCACAAATACAAGCAGGTCGGCTCGGCCAGCCTCTAG
- a CDS encoding PstS family phosphate ABC transporter substrate-binding protein, producing MKKLLIAFVTLAVLSVSALSFAAEIRVKGSTTVDPAMKKLVAAYQTANPGVNFSISATGSGDGAKAIINKTADIGMMSRPMKDAEIKKCQANGIEPVRSIIALDCIVPIVHPSNPVSAVTTAQLKDIYQDKIRNWKEIGGNDGMIALFSRETNSGTYEVWEGKVMQKEDENDLVSRMPSNAAMAAKIAGNKNGIGYVGLGFLNDKIKGLSVNGVVPSVKTGADGSYPLARKLNLYTGGQPSGEVAKFITFVMSPAGQKIIAEVGFVPVN from the coding sequence ATGAAAAAACTGCTCATTGCTTTCGTGACCCTGGCCGTCCTGAGCGTTTCCGCTCTCTCCTTTGCCGCGGAAATCCGCGTCAAGGGCTCCACCACCGTGGACCCGGCCATGAAGAAACTGGTGGCCGCCTACCAGACCGCCAACCCGGGTGTGAATTTCTCCATCTCCGCCACCGGCTCCGGTGACGGCGCCAAGGCGATCATCAACAAGACCGCCGACATCGGCATGATGTCCCGTCCCATGAAGGACGCCGAAATCAAAAAATGCCAGGCCAACGGCATCGAGCCCGTGCGCTCCATCATCGCCCTGGACTGCATCGTGCCCATCGTGCATCCCTCCAACCCGGTCAGCGCCGTTACCACCGCCCAGCTCAAGGACATCTACCAGGACAAGATCCGCAACTGGAAGGAGATCGGCGGCAACGACGGCATGATCGCCCTGTTCTCCCGTGAGACCAACTCCGGCACCTACGAGGTCTGGGAAGGCAAGGTCATGCAGAAGGAAGACGAGAACGACCTGGTCTCCCGCATGCCCTCCAACGCCGCCATGGCCGCCAAGATCGCCGGCAACAAGAACGGCATCGGCTACGTGGGCCTCGGCTTCCTGAACGACAAGATCAAGGGCCTGTCCGTCAACGGCGTGGTCCCCTCGGTCAAGACCGGTGCCGACGGCTCCTACCCGCTGGCCCGCAAGCTGAACCTGTACACCGGCGGCCAGCCCTCCGGCGAAGTGGCCAAGTTCATCACCTTCGTGATGTCCCCGGCCGGCCAGAAGATCATCGCCGAAGTCGGTTTCGTGCCCGTCAACTAG
- the fmt gene encoding methionyl-tRNA formyltransferase, with protein MEEIANGVSTPESWGAVDLKPLRVVFMGTPDFAAEALSILLKFDAADVVGVYTQPDRPCGRGRQCRPSAVKQVALENGIPVYQPVNFKDQADIDQLAALKPDVLVVAAYGLILPQAVLDIPAVLPLNIHASLLPHWRGAAPIQRSIENGDVVTGISIMKMEAGLDTGPVMVQRALRIGHNDHAGTIHDELARLGGICICEALARLQTGAYDLKPQDDSLATYAKKLEKHEGEIDWNQPAEMIHNRIRAMYPWPGAFFDWTNPEGKVLRLHVTPGEVSEESTPRISPGTVLGEMDDKLAITTADRIYLTPEVKPQGKKGMDATAFTCGYMKECK; from the coding sequence ATGGAAGAAATAGCCAACGGCGTGAGCACGCCCGAATCCTGGGGCGCGGTGGACCTCAAGCCGCTGCGCGTGGTCTTCATGGGCACCCCGGACTTCGCGGCCGAGGCCCTTTCCATATTGCTCAAGTTCGACGCCGCCGACGTGGTCGGCGTGTACACCCAGCCGGACCGGCCCTGCGGGCGCGGGCGGCAGTGCAGGCCGTCCGCGGTCAAGCAGGTGGCCCTGGAGAACGGCATCCCGGTATACCAGCCGGTGAATTTCAAGGACCAGGCCGACATCGACCAGCTGGCCGCGCTCAAGCCGGATGTGCTGGTGGTGGCGGCCTACGGGCTGATCCTGCCCCAGGCCGTGCTCGACATCCCGGCCGTCCTGCCGCTGAACATCCACGCCTCGCTGCTGCCCCACTGGCGCGGCGCGGCCCCGATCCAGCGGTCCATCGAGAACGGCGACGTGGTCACCGGCATCTCGATCATGAAGATGGAGGCCGGGCTGGACACCGGCCCGGTCATGGTCCAGCGCGCCCTGCGCATCGGCCACAACGACCACGCGGGGACCATCCACGACGAGTTGGCCCGGCTTGGCGGCATCTGCATCTGCGAGGCCCTGGCCCGCTTGCAGACCGGGGCCTACGACCTCAAGCCCCAGGACGATTCGCTGGCCACCTATGCGAAGAAGCTGGAGAAGCATGAAGGCGAGATCGACTGGAACCAGCCCGCGGAAATGATCCACAACCGGATCCGGGCCATGTATCCCTGGCCCGGCGCGTTCTTCGACTGGACCAACCCCGAAGGCAAGGTCCTGCGCCTGCACGTGACCCCGGGCGAGGTGTCCGAGGAGTCGACCCCGCGGATCTCACCCGGCACGGTGCTGGGCGAGATGGACGACAAACTGGCCATCACCACGGCGGACAGGATATACCTGACCCCGGAGGTCAAACCCCAGGGCAAGAAGGGCATGGACGCCACGGCCTTCACCTGCGGGTACATGAAGGAATGCAAGTAG